A window of the Gordonia humi genome harbors these coding sequences:
- a CDS encoding amino acid ABC transporter permease, which produces MTDHHTSDVPAPIKAVPLKHPGQWVVGVIIVILAVLFVYGAATNDAYKWSTYGDYLFEQRILSGVGYTLALTVLSMIIGVILGVIVAVMRMSPNAVFRWTSWVYLWIFRGTPVYVQLVLWGLVGSIYQTVNVGIPWGPTFVEVNIQEFSLKNVFVIAVIGLALNEAAYMAEIVRAGISSVGEGQMEASTALGMTWWQAMRRTVLPQAMRVIIPPTGNEVISMLKTTSLVSAVPFTLDLFGRQRDISGVNFQPIPMLLVASTWYLVVTSVLMVGQYYLERHYSKGSSRNLSGRQLAALAAANEPIVEEGK; this is translated from the coding sequence ATGACTGACCATCACACGTCGGACGTCCCGGCGCCGATCAAAGCGGTTCCGCTCAAACACCCGGGCCAGTGGGTCGTCGGCGTCATCATCGTCATTCTGGCCGTGCTGTTCGTCTACGGTGCGGCGACCAACGACGCCTACAAGTGGAGCACGTACGGTGACTACCTGTTCGAGCAGCGGATCCTCTCCGGTGTCGGATACACCCTCGCGCTGACGGTCCTCTCGATGATCATCGGAGTGATCCTCGGCGTGATCGTCGCGGTGATGAGGATGTCGCCGAACGCGGTGTTCCGGTGGACGTCGTGGGTGTACCTGTGGATCTTCCGCGGCACCCCGGTCTACGTGCAGCTGGTGCTGTGGGGGCTCGTCGGGTCGATCTACCAGACCGTGAACGTCGGCATCCCGTGGGGACCGACGTTCGTCGAGGTGAACATTCAGGAGTTCAGCCTGAAGAACGTCTTCGTGATCGCGGTGATCGGTCTGGCTCTCAACGAGGCCGCGTACATGGCCGAGATCGTCCGCGCAGGCATCTCGTCGGTGGGCGAGGGACAGATGGAGGCGTCGACCGCACTCGGCATGACCTGGTGGCAGGCCATGCGCCGTACAGTGCTGCCCCAGGCGATGCGGGTGATCATCCCGCCGACCGGCAACGAGGTCATCTCGATGCTGAAGACGACGAGCCTCGTCTCGGCCGTTCCGTTCACACTGGACCTCTTCGGCCGTCAGCGTGACATCTCGGGCGTCAACTTCCAGCCGATCCCGATGCTGCTCGTCGCGTCGACCTGGTACCTGGTGGTGACCAGCGTCCTCATGGTGGGCCAGTACTACCTGGAGAGGCACTACTCCAAGGGCTCGTCGCGCAACCTGTCCGGACGACAGCTCGCGGCGCTCGCGGCCGCGAACGAACCGATCGTGGAGGAGGGCAAGTGA
- a CDS encoding ABC transporter substrate-binding protein yields MRVRPFGAAAACATLLLSGCVVDESALDTKPIDIHIEEQPDIAALVPANIRASGVLKVGTNPPYQPNEFKDRNGDIIGYDVDLVDAIGDVLGLKVVYTQSDFDKIIPSIQAGTYDMGMSSFTDSVEREKQVDFVDYYTAGIKWAAKPGSGVDPDNACGLRIGVQVSTTQDTDEVPGKSDECVARGQDPIVKVAFDTQDQAVNAALLGQVAAFSADSPVTAYAVKKTDGQLEEIGPTYDSAPYGFPIRKGSSLSEAVQRAVQYLIDDGQYRTIAEHWGVEAGMIETSQINGAQE; encoded by the coding sequence ATGCGTGTGCGACCGTTCGGCGCGGCAGCCGCATGCGCGACACTGCTGTTGTCGGGATGCGTGGTGGACGAGTCGGCGCTCGACACCAAGCCGATCGACATCCACATCGAGGAGCAGCCGGACATCGCGGCTCTCGTGCCCGCGAACATCCGCGCCTCAGGAGTGCTCAAGGTCGGCACCAATCCGCCGTATCAGCCGAACGAGTTCAAAGACCGGAACGGCGACATCATCGGTTACGACGTAGACCTCGTCGACGCGATCGGCGACGTGCTCGGACTGAAGGTCGTGTACACGCAGTCGGACTTCGACAAGATCATCCCGTCGATTCAGGCCGGCACGTACGACATGGGGATGTCCTCGTTCACCGACTCGGTCGAGCGTGAGAAGCAGGTGGACTTCGTCGACTACTACACGGCGGGCATCAAATGGGCGGCCAAGCCGGGCAGCGGCGTCGACCCGGACAACGCGTGCGGACTGCGGATCGGCGTCCAGGTGTCGACCACGCAGGACACCGATGAGGTCCCGGGCAAGAGCGACGAATGCGTCGCCCGAGGACAGGACCCGATCGTCAAAGTCGCCTTCGACACCCAGGATCAGGCGGTGAACGCCGCACTCCTCGGGCAGGTGGCCGCCTTCTCCGCCGACTCGCCGGTCACCGCGTACGCGGTGAAGAAGACCGACGGCCAGCTCGAGGAGATCGGTCCGACCTACGATTCGGCGCCGTACGGTTTTCCGATCAGGAAGGGGTCGTCGTTGTCGGAGGCGGTGCAGAGGGCGGTTCAGTACCTGATCGACGACGGACAGTATCGGACGATCGCGGAGCATTGGGGCGTAGAGGCGGGAATGATCGAGACATCGCAGATCAACGGGGCACAGGAGTAG
- a CDS encoding isocitrate/isopropylmalate dehydrogenase family protein, giving the protein MTFSVRLAVLPGDGIGPEVVPAAAAVARAALDRQGIALDTVELPFGAAAIASHGVPIPGSTLDALAEFDLWLVGPHDSASYPAELRHPAPGAVMRKQFGLFANLRPARAVPGVPATAPDIDLLIVRENSEGLYADRNMAVGSGEFMPTPDVALSVGLVTRAATERIAVEAFEAARRRRGHVTIVHKANVLRLTTGLFRDVCLQVAQRYPDVRVDTEHVDAMAALLVRRPADFDVIVTENLFGDILSDLAAELSGSLGLASSLNSSADRAMAQAVHGAAPDIAGRNSANPVATIGSVAMSLRWHGERSDDARAVRAADAIDAAVAHVLAGGVRTVDLGGDATTSAFTEAVVDAL; this is encoded by the coding sequence ATGACGTTCTCGGTTCGGCTCGCTGTACTGCCCGGCGACGGCATCGGCCCCGAGGTGGTTCCCGCCGCGGCGGCGGTGGCCCGCGCCGCACTCGACCGGCAGGGGATCGCCCTGGACACGGTCGAGCTGCCGTTCGGTGCCGCCGCGATCGCATCGCACGGCGTGCCGATCCCCGGCAGCACGCTCGACGCTCTCGCGGAGTTCGATCTGTGGCTCGTCGGCCCCCACGACAGCGCGTCGTATCCGGCCGAACTCCGTCATCCGGCGCCCGGCGCGGTGATGCGTAAACAGTTCGGCTTGTTCGCCAACCTGCGTCCGGCCCGCGCGGTCCCCGGTGTGCCGGCCACCGCACCCGACATCGACCTCCTGATCGTCCGGGAGAACAGCGAGGGTCTGTACGCGGATCGCAACATGGCCGTCGGCAGCGGCGAGTTCATGCCGACTCCCGACGTGGCGCTGTCCGTCGGTCTGGTCACGCGGGCGGCGACGGAGAGGATCGCCGTCGAGGCGTTCGAGGCCGCACGGCGTCGTCGCGGGCACGTGACGATCGTGCACAAGGCCAACGTGCTGCGCCTGACCACAGGCCTGTTCCGCGACGTGTGCCTGCAGGTGGCGCAGCGGTACCCGGATGTCCGAGTCGACACCGAGCACGTGGATGCGATGGCGGCGTTGCTGGTTCGCAGACCCGCGGACTTCGACGTGATCGTGACCGAGAATCTGTTCGGCGACATCCTGTCCGACCTCGCCGCCGAACTGTCCGGTTCGCTCGGGCTGGCGTCGTCGCTCAACTCGTCGGCCGATCGCGCGATGGCGCAGGCGGTGCACGGCGCAGCACCCGACATCGCGGGCCGGAACAGTGCGAATCCGGTCGCGACGATCGGTTCGGTGGCGATGTCGCTGCGCTGGCACGGGGAGAGGTCCGACGACGCTCGCGCGGTGCGCGCCGCCGATGCGATCGACGCCGCGGTGGCGCATGTGCTCGCGGGCGGTGTCCGAACCGTCGATCTGGGCGGCGACGCGACCACGAGCGCCTTCACCGAGGCGGTCGTCGACGCCCTCTGA
- the polA gene encoding DNA polymerase I: MLLDGHSLAYRAFFALPPENFKTNTGQSTNAVYGFTSMLINLLRDEEPTHVAAAFDVSRQTFRSEMFPEYKAQRSKSPDEFRGQVDITKDVLGAMGIPVMAVEGYEADDIIATLATRADAAGYRVLVVTGDRDSLQLVNENVTVLYPKTGVSVLTRFTPDEVEKKYGLTPQQYPDFAALRGDKSDNLPGIPGVGDKTATKWIVEYGSLEQLVHHVDEIKGKTGDSLRANLASVQMNRTLTEMIRDMDLPAGPDDLKLHAWDRDAIHRLFDDLEFKVLRDRLFSTLTSSEPEADEGLEVRGERLGAGEVADWLDAHARTGRSGIAVDAQKVVVGADVDGLAIAAADGEGAFIDPVSMSADDDAALAAWLSDESAAKAVHEAKWAVHALRGRGWRIAGVTSDTSLAAYLVRPGQRSFNLDDLALRYLRRELKADDSVDDDGQLSLLDDDADSARAAESLMLSARAVAELADALDTELERIDSVKLLTEMELPLTFVLADLEAVGIGVDVAHFNDLESEFAQRVRDAAESAYEVIGEQVNLGSPKQLQAILFDKLDMPKTKKTKTGYTTDADALAGLYEKTEHPFLKFLLEHRDATRLKVTVDGLLKSVADDGRIHTTFNQTVAATGRLSSTDPNLQNIPVRTEAGRQIRGGFVVDSDDRFECLMTADYSQIEMRIMAHLSEDEGLIEAFRSGEDLHNFVGSRAFGVPVDQVDPQMRSRVKAMSYGLAYGLSAYGLAAQLGIGREEAKQQMEQYFDRFGGVRDYLHDVVVEARRNEYTATLFGRRRYLPDLNSDNFQRRQSAERMALNAPIQGTAADIIKVAMINVQRRLAAERLTSRMLLQVHDELVLDVAVGERDRVEALVREEMAGAIDLSVPLEVSVGVGRTWDAAAH, from the coding sequence ATGCTCCTCGACGGGCACTCATTGGCCTACCGGGCGTTCTTCGCCCTGCCGCCCGAGAACTTCAAGACCAACACCGGGCAGAGCACCAACGCGGTCTACGGCTTCACCTCGATGCTGATCAATCTGCTGCGCGACGAGGAACCCACGCATGTCGCCGCCGCGTTCGACGTCTCCCGCCAGACGTTCCGGTCGGAGATGTTCCCGGAGTACAAGGCGCAGCGCAGCAAGTCGCCGGACGAGTTCCGCGGCCAGGTCGACATCACCAAGGACGTCCTCGGCGCGATGGGCATCCCGGTGATGGCCGTCGAGGGATACGAGGCCGACGACATCATCGCGACCCTGGCGACTCGAGCCGACGCCGCCGGATACCGCGTGCTCGTGGTGACCGGCGACCGCGACTCGCTGCAACTGGTCAACGAGAACGTCACCGTGCTGTACCCGAAGACCGGTGTCTCCGTGCTGACTCGCTTCACCCCCGACGAGGTCGAGAAGAAGTACGGACTGACACCGCAGCAGTACCCCGACTTCGCCGCACTGCGCGGCGACAAGAGCGACAACCTCCCGGGAATTCCCGGTGTCGGCGACAAGACCGCCACCAAGTGGATCGTCGAGTACGGGTCGCTCGAACAACTCGTGCACCACGTCGACGAGATCAAGGGCAAGACCGGCGACTCGTTGCGCGCCAACCTCGCATCGGTGCAGATGAACCGGACGCTCACCGAGATGATCCGCGACATGGACCTGCCTGCCGGACCCGACGACCTCAAACTCCACGCGTGGGACCGCGACGCCATCCACCGCCTGTTCGACGATCTCGAGTTCAAAGTCCTACGCGACCGGCTGTTCTCGACGCTGACCTCGTCCGAACCCGAAGCCGACGAAGGGCTCGAGGTGCGCGGTGAACGGCTCGGCGCCGGGGAGGTGGCCGACTGGCTCGACGCTCACGCCCGCACCGGACGGTCGGGTATCGCCGTCGACGCGCAGAAAGTGGTGGTCGGCGCGGACGTCGACGGGCTGGCGATCGCCGCGGCCGACGGCGAGGGCGCGTTCATCGATCCGGTGTCGATGTCGGCCGACGACGATGCCGCGCTGGCCGCGTGGCTGTCCGACGAATCGGCGGCCAAGGCCGTGCACGAGGCGAAGTGGGCGGTGCACGCGCTGCGCGGTCGCGGCTGGCGGATCGCCGGCGTCACCTCGGACACCTCGTTGGCCGCATACCTGGTCCGGCCGGGTCAGCGGAGCTTCAACCTCGACGACCTCGCGTTGCGGTACCTGCGGCGCGAGTTGAAGGCCGACGACAGCGTCGACGACGACGGACAGCTGTCGCTGCTCGACGACGACGCCGACTCCGCGCGTGCCGCCGAGTCGCTGATGCTGTCGGCGCGCGCCGTCGCCGAACTCGCCGACGCCCTCGACACCGAACTCGAACGGATCGACTCGGTCAAGCTCCTCACCGAGATGGAGCTGCCGCTGACGTTCGTCCTCGCCGATCTCGAAGCGGTCGGCATCGGTGTCGACGTCGCGCATTTCAACGATCTGGAGTCCGAGTTCGCGCAGCGCGTGCGCGATGCGGCGGAGTCGGCGTACGAGGTGATCGGTGAACAGGTCAACCTCGGTTCGCCGAAACAGTTGCAGGCGATCCTGTTCGACAAACTCGACATGCCCAAGACCAAGAAGACCAAGACCGGTTACACGACGGACGCGGATGCGCTGGCGGGCCTGTACGAGAAGACCGAGCACCCGTTCCTGAAGTTCCTCCTCGAGCACCGCGACGCGACGCGGCTGAAGGTGACCGTCGACGGGCTGCTCAAGTCGGTCGCCGACGACGGTCGCATCCACACGACGTTCAACCAGACCGTAGCCGCGACCGGCCGACTGTCGTCGACCGATCCGAACCTGCAGAACATCCCGGTCCGCACCGAGGCCGGCAGACAGATCCGCGGCGGTTTCGTCGTCGACTCGGACGACCGGTTCGAGTGCCTGATGACTGCCGACTACTCGCAGATCGAGATGCGGATCATGGCGCACCTGTCCGAGGACGAGGGCCTGATCGAGGCGTTCCGGTCGGGGGAGGACCTGCACAACTTCGTCGGATCGCGCGCTTTCGGCGTCCCGGTCGACCAGGTGGACCCGCAGATGCGGTCGCGGGTCAAGGCGATGTCGTACGGTCTCGCGTACGGGTTGAGCGCCTACGGTCTGGCCGCGCAGTTGGGGATCGGCCGTGAAGAGGCCAAACAGCAGATGGAACAGTACTTCGACCGGTTCGGCGGGGTGCGCGACTACCTGCACGACGTCGTCGTCGAGGCCCGTCGCAACGAGTACACCGCGACCCTGTTCGGGCGACGCCGCTATCTGCCGGACCTGAACTCCGACAACTTCCAGCGCCGTCAGTCCGCCGAGCGCATGGCGCTCAACGCGCCGATCCAGGGTACGGCGGCCGACATCATCAAGGTCGCCATGATCAACGTGCAGCGTCGTCTCGCCGCCGAGCGGCTCACCTCGCGCATGCTCCTTCAGGTGCACGACGAACTCGTCCTCGACGTGGCGGTCGGCGAACGGGACCGGGTCGAGGCCCTCGTCCGCGAGGAGATGGCCGGCGCCATCGACCTGTCGGTGCCCCTGGAGGTGTCCGTGGGCGTCGGTCGCACCTGGGACGCGGCCGCGCACTGA
- a CDS encoding ANTAR domain-containing response regulator, translated as MADDQPTSRQASRVVVAEDDSLIRLDLIEMLREEGYDVVGEAPNGQVAVELAERLRPDLVIMDVKMPVRDGIDAASEIARKRITPVVMLTAFSQREFVERARDAGAMAYLVKPFTQADLVPAIEVALSRYRELAQLESEVADMNERFETRKLIEKAKGLLMDKHELTEPDAFRWIQRNAMDGRVTMKVVAQVVVETLGE; from the coding sequence ATGGCAGACGATCAGCCCACCAGCCGACAGGCGAGCCGGGTGGTCGTCGCCGAAGACGATTCGCTCATCCGCCTCGATCTGATCGAGATGCTCCGCGAAGAGGGCTACGACGTCGTCGGCGAGGCGCCCAACGGCCAGGTCGCCGTCGAACTCGCCGAGCGGCTGCGTCCCGATCTGGTCATCATGGACGTCAAGATGCCCGTCCGCGACGGCATCGATGCGGCCAGCGAGATCGCGAGGAAGCGGATCACCCCCGTCGTCATGCTGACCGCGTTCAGTCAGCGCGAGTTCGTCGAGCGTGCGCGCGACGCCGGGGCCATGGCGTATCTGGTGAAGCCGTTCACTCAGGCGGATCTCGTACCGGCGATCGAGGTGGCGCTCAGTCGCTACCGTGAACTCGCCCAGCTCGAGTCCGAGGTCGCCGACATGAACGAGCGCTTCGAGACGCGCAAGCTCATCGAGAAGGCCAAGGGGCTGCTGATGGACAAGCATGAGCTCACCGAACCCGACGCCTTCCGGTGGATTCAGCGCAACGCGATGGACGGTCGCGTCACGATGAAGGTCGTGGCACAGGTCGTCGTCGAGACGCTCGGAGAGTAG
- a CDS encoding CocE/NonD family hydrolase gives MFVSLRRIVRQILIALVATVTVVAGAGMVPATSTQAHADVYGSLGARWTRTHDGPQKYSGYSVKPDVPIRMSDGTVLRSNVIRPTKNGRPVSDKLPTIVTMTPYTKMVSALAAEVTNYPVLVPQLIDLLNGINARGTFLSGYNELVGALRGGLVNTFAYDPQLVKSGYNVVVVDVRGTGFSQGTWQVFGERERKDTVEVVDWAKKQKWNNGKVGMSGVSYSAINQLQAASDRPGALDAIFPVVPGADLVQDVIAPGGGVGFGFLAPWLSLVNGSKLIPNVASMLNGTFDWRWLADRVKDPLTYFDVMIEALTTQSPSTLHGTTRDLVTAGSERRRTLSTDLSKISTPTFGIGGWNDLFTNSESRLLTGLTQLPDTQKKLIMDDGYHITSGSNFGQKGYPPRLDVLARAWYDKWLKGVDNGIDRYSPATLASEPSGWFVQGPTYPLPGHTYQRQYLSGRRSGTTNTPVAGDGSLSSAAPAARTTRRVAPGLSTLCSRDSAQATVGITAIFDFCGKDSRVSEIAAQTFTSAPATVATSISGTSVVHLRQRLAATDGYWHATVNIVSPDGRSTTVSMGQLMVSLRGIDRERSSYAPNGDLTDAIPTLTLSDYRKVKPGQVLDVDIPMTATQAKLRPGDRLRVDLYAFNFPKAVPLGPELWSSRLQPQYIEIDPAHPSWVNVPLSRPLR, from the coding sequence ATGTTCGTCTCGTTGCGCCGGATAGTCCGGCAGATACTCATCGCACTCGTCGCGACGGTCACCGTCGTCGCCGGAGCGGGCATGGTGCCCGCGACGTCGACTCAGGCACACGCCGACGTCTACGGCTCGCTCGGCGCTCGCTGGACGCGCACGCACGACGGCCCGCAGAAGTACTCGGGCTACTCGGTGAAACCCGATGTTCCGATCCGGATGAGCGATGGAACCGTCTTGCGTTCCAACGTGATCCGCCCGACGAAGAACGGCAGGCCGGTCTCGGACAAACTGCCGACCATCGTCACGATGACCCCGTACACCAAGATGGTGTCGGCGCTGGCCGCCGAGGTGACGAACTATCCGGTGCTCGTGCCGCAGCTGATCGACCTGCTCAACGGCATCAACGCTCGCGGCACATTCTTATCGGGCTACAACGAGCTCGTGGGTGCGCTGCGCGGCGGACTGGTCAACACGTTCGCCTACGACCCGCAGCTGGTGAAGAGCGGTTACAACGTGGTGGTGGTCGACGTCCGCGGCACCGGATTCTCTCAGGGCACGTGGCAGGTGTTCGGCGAGCGCGAACGCAAGGACACCGTCGAAGTGGTCGACTGGGCCAAGAAGCAGAAGTGGAACAACGGCAAGGTCGGCATGTCCGGTGTCTCGTATTCGGCGATCAACCAGTTGCAGGCGGCCTCCGACCGCCCCGGCGCCCTCGATGCGATCTTCCCGGTGGTGCCCGGCGCCGACCTCGTGCAGGACGTCATCGCCCCGGGTGGCGGCGTCGGATTCGGCTTCCTCGCACCGTGGCTCTCGCTCGTCAACGGCAGCAAGCTGATCCCGAACGTCGCCTCGATGCTGAACGGCACCTTCGACTGGCGCTGGCTCGCGGACCGCGTGAAGGATCCGCTCACATACTTCGACGTGATGATCGAAGCGCTGACCACGCAGTCGCCGAGTACGTTGCACGGCACCACACGCGATCTCGTGACAGCGGGTTCGGAGCGGCGTCGCACGCTGTCGACCGACCTGTCGAAGATCTCCACGCCGACGTTCGGCATCGGCGGCTGGAACGATCTGTTCACCAACAGCGAGTCCCGACTCCTGACGGGGCTCACACAGCTCCCCGACACGCAGAAGAAGCTCATCATGGACGACGGGTACCACATCACGTCGGGCTCGAACTTCGGGCAGAAGGGCTATCCGCCGCGCCTGGACGTGCTCGCCCGTGCCTGGTACGACAAGTGGCTCAAGGGCGTCGACAACGGGATCGATCGGTACTCTCCCGCCACGCTGGCCTCCGAGCCGAGCGGTTGGTTCGTGCAGGGGCCGACCTATCCGTTGCCGGGTCACACCTATCAGCGGCAGTATCTGTCCGGGCGGCGGTCGGGAACGACGAACACGCCGGTCGCGGGCGACGGCTCACTGTCGTCGGCCGCACCCGCGGCGCGGACGACGCGGCGGGTGGCGCCCGGTCTGTCGACGCTGTGCAGCCGTGACTCCGCCCAGGCCACGGTCGGCATCACCGCGATCTTCGACTTCTGCGGAAAGGACTCGCGGGTCTCGGAGATCGCGGCGCAGACCTTCACGTCCGCCCCGGCGACGGTCGCGACGTCGATCAGCGGAACCTCGGTCGTCCATCTCCGGCAACGGCTGGCCGCGACCGACGGCTACTGGCACGCGACGGTGAACATCGTCTCGCCCGACGGGCGCTCCACGACGGTGTCGATGGGACAGCTGATGGTGTCGTTGCGTGGCATCGACCGCGAGCGGAGCTCGTACGCCCCGAACGGCGATCTGACCGACGCGATCCCCACTCTCACATTGTCCGATTACCGCAAGGTGAAGCCGGGTCAGGTCCTCGACGTCGACATTCCGATGACGGCGACACAGGCCAAGCTGCGTCCGGGCGACCGCTTGCGCGTCGATCTGTACGCGTTCAACTTCCCCAAGGCGGTGCCGCTCGGACCGGAGCTCTGGTCGTCGCGGTTGCAGCCGCAGTACATCGAGATCGACCCCGCACACCCGAGCTGGGTCAACGTGCCGCTGTCGCGTCCACTCCGATGA
- a CDS encoding copper homeostasis protein CutC, protein MELCAALGATGGLTPSIGAVRTASATGIDVHVLIRCRPGGFVYSRDEIEVMAFDVAAVVAAGARGVVVGALRADGSVDEAAVAGLVGQARAAGEVDVTFHRALDAAADPVAALRTVAALGVDRVLTSGGAAAAGEGLDMLARLVAEDTGVQVMAGGGVRPETIPALVDVGVDAVHLSAKTVIPDPGATGPGGGAGGGIEVTDPDIVAAARTSAHSNK, encoded by the coding sequence GTGGAGCTCTGCGCGGCGCTGGGTGCGACGGGCGGGCTCACACCGTCGATCGGCGCGGTGCGCACCGCATCGGCGACCGGTATCGACGTGCACGTCCTGATCCGTTGTCGCCCAGGAGGGTTCGTCTACTCGCGTGACGAGATCGAGGTGATGGCGTTCGATGTCGCGGCGGTCGTCGCCGCCGGTGCCCGCGGCGTGGTGGTCGGTGCGTTACGCGCCGACGGATCCGTCGACGAGGCGGCCGTCGCGGGTCTGGTCGGGCAGGCACGTGCCGCGGGCGAGGTCGATGTGACCTTTCACCGCGCGCTCGACGCCGCGGCCGATCCCGTCGCGGCTCTGCGCACTGTGGCCGCACTGGGGGTCGACCGCGTCTTGACCTCCGGCGGCGCCGCGGCGGCAGGCGAGGGTCTGGACATGCTCGCTCGGCTCGTCGCCGAGGACACCGGCGTTCAGGTGATGGCGGGCGGCGGGGTGCGGCCGGAGACCATTCCGGCGCTGGTCGACGTCGGTGTCGACGCCGTGCATCTGTCGGCGAAGACCGTGATCCCCGACCCCGGGGCGACGGGACCCGGAGGCGGTGCGGGCGGCGGAATCGAAGTGACCGACCCGGACATCGTCGCCGCCGCGCGGACCTCGGCTCACTCGAACAAGTAG